The nucleotide window AAAGGGACTAAAAGCCTCCCCCTCATCTCTCAAAAAGGTTTTTGGGACTACTGATTTTGAAACAATTTGCAGGGAGATAATTATAAAGGGCGAGATCCCAATTACAGCGGAACAAAGAAAGGAGATCATGGAGAGTAAGAGGAAGCAAATAATTGATTTCATACACAGGAATGCGATAGATCCCAAGACAAATCTTCCTATACCGCCAACTAGGCTTGAGATGGCTATGGAACAGGCTAAAGTTCAAATTGATATCAATAAAGACGCTGAAGCGCAGGCACAACAGATAATACATGAATTGGCAAAGATAATACCCATTAAGATAGCAAGAGCGTTACTGGAAATTAAGGTGTCCCAGAAATACGCCGGAAAAGTTAAACAGAGCCTCTCTTCTTTAGGGAGTGTAAAGAGATCCAATTGGTTGTCTGACGGAAGTTTATTAGCTGAAATTGAGATACCTGCTGGTGCTCAACAAGATATTATTGATAAGTTAAATTCTATAACTAAGGGGGAAGTAGAGGTAAGAGTACTTCAAGTGAAGTGAAATGTCGGGAAACACCAAGATATATCTTCAGGATAAGACAGTAGTAGTTCCAGGAGATCTAATAGCAGAGGGATCTTTCCAGATTCCTTGGTCTCCTTACATTATAAAACAAGATAACAAATATTATGCATCTGTAATAGGGATCTTAGACGTTAAGGATTCGTTCTTTGAAGTAATACCTCTAGAAGGTTCATACTACTATCCACGGATAGGAGACACGGTAATTGCCTTAGTTGAGGATATAGAGTTATATGGATGGCGAACTGACATCAAGGCACCGTATTCAGCTTATCTTCCAGCGTCGTCTCTCCTGGGAAGACCAGCAAACGTCGGAGAGGATTTAAGAAGATATATTGATATAGGCGACTACGTGATAGCCAAGGTAGACAGTTTTGATAGGACGTCTGATCCGCAGATATCTGTTAAGGGAAAGGGACTAGGTAGAGTTACCTCAGGAACAGTAGTGGATATACTACCTGTAAAGGTTCCAAGGGTAATTGGGAAGGGTAAAAGTATGCTGGAGACGCTAACAACTGAGACCGGCTGTGATGTTTTGGTTGGACAAAATGGAAGGGTTTGGGCTAACTGTCCTTCAAAGGAGAAGGAGGAGGTACTTCTTATAGCCATTAGGACGATAGAAAAAGAGTCCCATACTAAAGGACTAACTGATAGAATTAAAAAACTGATAAAAGAATCATTAGGTGATAAGAGTGTTACAAGTTCAGAAGCCTAAATTAATCTTAGATGATGGAAGAAGGCTGGATGGTAGAAAACCAGACGAATTAAGGCCGATGAAACTAGAGATTGGAGTCCTAAAGAACGCTGACGGTTCATCTTTGGTAGAAGTTGGAAATACTAAGATAATGGCGGCTGTATACGGCCCTAGGGAAATGCATCCAAGGCATTTAGCACTTCCCAACAGAGCTACATTAAGGGTTAGATATCACATGACTCCTTTCTCAACAGATGAGAGGAAAAGTCCAGCTCCAAGTAGAAGAGAGATAGAGCTTTCAAAGGTAATAAGAGAGGCCCTAGAATCGTCAATTTTGGTGGAACAGTTTCCAAGATCCTCTATTGATATATTTATGGAAGTTATTCAGGCAGATGCAGGGACGAGACTGGCGTCATTAATGGCTGCTTCCCTTGCTGTGGTAGACGCAGGGATACCTGTTAGAGACGTTATAGCTGCTGTAGCAGTAGGGAAGGCGGACGGAGTCATCGTTCTAGATCTAAATGAACCGGAAGACATGTGGGGGGAAGCTGACATGCCCGTAGCAATGATGCCGTCTCTTGGGCAAATTAGTCTTATTCAGCTCAATGGACACATGACGCAGGACGAATTTAAAAAAGCTCTTGATCTAGCCTATAAAGGAATAGAAACTATATATAGTATGGAAAAAGAAGTCCTGAAGAACAAGTTTTCAGAAATTCACGAAGAGGGAACGTAAATGTCTATGACACCTATTAAGGAAAACGTTGTACCTTTGATTAAGAAGGAGAGCATAATAACTCTCCTTGAGAGAGGAATTAGATCAGATGGTAGAAAATTTAATGATTACAGGCAAATTTCAATCACTCTTAATTACGCAAAAAAAGCCGATGGTTCTGCCTTGGTAAAACTGGGCGATACTACTGTCCTAGCTGGGGTTAAAATAGCGGAGGATGAACCTTATCCGGATACTCCAAATCAAGGAAATCTTGTAGTTAATGCCGAGTTATTACCCTTAGCTTACGAAACGTTTGAACCTGGTCCTCCAGATGAAAACGCAATAGAGTTGTCCAGAGTTGTAGACAGAAGCCTGAGGGATTCAAAGGCCATAGATTTGACTTCACTTGTTATAGACCCAGGGAAGAAGGTTTGGACAGTATGGGTTGACATATCCGTGCTCGATTATGGGGGCAACGTGCTAGACGCTTGTACATTAGCTGCTGTGGCCGCATTATATGATACTAAATTGCCAAAGGTTGTCAACGATAACGGTACCATAAACATAATAAAAGAGGAAAAAGTAAGTCCATTTCCAATAAGATATCCAGTAGCTACTTCTACTTTGGCCAAAATAGGGAAGTTTCTAGTTTTGGATCCAGATCTTGAGGAAGAGGGAATTATGGATGCAAAAATTTCATTTTCATATATTCCTAGCGGTCACATAGTAGGAATTCAGAAATCAGGAGAGGGAAGTTTTAGTAAACAAGAGATCGAAATAGCTGAAAGCATGGCTTCGGTGGGAAGTCAGAAATTATTAGAAGAGCTTAAAAACCAGTTAGGCATTAAAGGTGGTGAAAGCTGATGGCTCGTAAGAAAGTTGTGGGTGTTGCAGGCAGGTTTGGTCCTAGGTATGGATCGTCCCTTAGAAAAAGATGGAACGAAATAATGGAAAAACGATATTCGGATCACGTTTGTCCCATTTGTAAAACCAGTGGAAAAGTCTACAGAATAGCTTCTGGGGTTTGGAGTTGCAATAAGTGTGGTAGTAAATGGGCCGGCTCGGCATATACGCCGAGTTGAAACTTTAATAACAAGCTCTAGGGATCCCTCATCGAGGACAAGAAGTTTACTTAACTATTTGGAATACGTTCTCCCTAACTCCTTGAAGGTCAATAGAGGGAGGAGGAGTATAGTTGAAATTTTTTCCATTGCCCAATCGATTGGGGCAAGGCTACTAATCTTAGTTAGTGTAAGAAAAGGTAACCCTGCGGTCATAGACGTATACGGTATACCCTCCAACCAGAGGATGTATAGCTTTAGTATCAAGGCCATGAGATTAATGAGCGATTATAAAGTACCCTATTATGGAGTTACAAGGAGGAGACTCTGTATTGAGAGTAGTACAGCTAGATGCTATCAAGTCAATTCGTTTCTAGTTGACGCAGGAGCGAGGCATAAAAACATATGCGATACCTTTGCTGAAGTTTCTGAAACAAGCTTTTGCGAAATTAAGTTCAAAAATAAAAAAGGAGACGAATTACTGATGTTAGGTTTAGAGTCATGATAAAAATAAAAATTACTTTCCAAGATATGGATAAAGAGACAAAGAGTCTTCTATCAAGTTCGTTGTTGATTGAAGATATGGACAAGAAATATGTAAACATCGAAGATGATGGTACATCTTTTACATGCGAAACGATTTCACGATGTAGGGCAATAATGAACTCTTATATATTCTGGATTTACAGTGTGTTAAGCACTCTAAAAGAGGTAGAACGTGATGGCAGAAAGAATCCCACCTGATTTACAAACTCAGTTGTTGAAGTTGCAACAACTTCAAAGTCAATTAGAGAGGCTCACCTATGAGAAAAGCGTAATCGAGAGCGAGCTAAGGGAAGTCAACGAAGTTTTAAAGGAGTTAGCAAGTATTCCCCAAGACTCACCGATCTACAAGATAGTAGGAAATTTATTAGTAAAACAGAATATAAGCAATGTTCAAAATGAGTTGAACGAAAGAAAAGAACTACTTGAGCTCAAGAGCAGGACATATCAAAAACAGGAGGGTCTTCTTAGAAAGCAATTCGAGGATCTTCAGAAGAAAGTCAACGAGCTAGTCCAGAAGTACTATCCGCAGGGAACTCCGGGATCTGCGCCTCCAAAGGCTTAAAGTTTTTCTTGCGTACTACATAGCTGTGTTGAGAATTTATGTTGACACAAGGGAAGCTCAGTCAGGCATTCCTGATTTACTTAGGGAAAATGGAGTAACGGTTTTTTTCCAGCAATTATCTGTAGGGGATTACGTAATAGCTCAGGACGTTGTGATAGAACGAAAGAACGTTTTTGACTTATTGAGTTCGATTTTTGACAAGCGATTCTTTGATCAGCTAGCAAGACTGAAAACTACCTATCTTAATACATTCCTTCTAATTGAAGGAAGCTTAGAAGCGGTAAGATCAGTTACGGAGAAATGGAAAATCCTTAATTCAGCTTTAGTATCGGCAGCAATAGATTATGACGCCAAGATTATTTACTCTGCCAACAAGAAGGACAGCGCAGACGTAATTCTTTCCATTATTAAAAGATATCAAAACGGGACGAACAATAAGGGTCCCATTGTTCTCCACGATAAACCGAAATTTGAGACTATTGACCAAATTCAGCTTTATGTGGTAGAGTCTTTGCCAAGGGTAGGCGGTAAAACCGCAGTGAAATTATTGACGGAGTTCAATACCATAAAAGACCTTTGTAACTCCTCAGTAGCCGATATCGAGAAAGCCATAGGAAGCAGGAAAACGGCTGAACTTATCTATAAGATATTCAATACTCCCTACTCCACTCGTCAATCCAATAAGATATCTTCTCTCTCTGAGTTCATAGATAATGATAAGACGTAAGGTACCTTAAGTTTTGGATCAGGTAAACGAAAATGAATGAAGATTGAAGGATAATTTTTCTAAATGTTTAACACATTATTAGTGATGTCTAGGCCACACAGCAAATTAATAATTTAGCCCCATTAGCTTGTTGAATTTGTTATAATAGAACTATTTATATTCTAATGTAAAACAGGTTGATGAGGGTTTTTAAGAAATACCTTTCGTGGCTTCTATACTTGTTTAAAGTTCTAATTTTGTCTACAATTCATGATCACACTTTAATACTTCTAAATAAAGTACTACATGTTTACGATACTAGGTGATACAGTTTGCCCAAGTACAAAACATCGGAACAAGTTCTAAGCTTAATGAAGGATAGAACTAGAGTAAGAAACATTGGTATTATAGCCCATGTGGATCACGGTAAAACAACAACCAGTGATCAATTGCTTGCCGCATCTGGTATAATTTCACCTAAAGTTGCTGGAGAAGCTCTAGCGTTGGACTATCTTTCTGTAGAGCAGCAGCGTGGTATAACTGTAAAGGCAGCAAACGTAAG belongs to Metallosphaera tengchongensis and includes:
- a CDS encoding ribosome assembly factor SBDS → MGPKDYVVIKYESHGERFEILAKPKEASLIREGKNVSLSDAVVSDTIYKDVKKGLKASPSSLKKVFGTTDFETICREIIIKGEIPITAEQRKEIMESKRKQIIDFIHRNAIDPKTNLPIPPTRLEMAMEQAKVQIDINKDAEAQAQQIIHELAKIIPIKIARALLEIKVSQKYAGKVKQSLSSLGSVKRSNWLSDGSLLAEIEIPAGAQQDIIDKLNSITKGEVEVRVLQVK
- the rrp4 gene encoding exosome complex RNA-binding protein Rrp4 gives rise to the protein MSGNTKIYLQDKTVVVPGDLIAEGSFQIPWSPYIIKQDNKYYASVIGILDVKDSFFEVIPLEGSYYYPRIGDTVIALVEDIELYGWRTDIKAPYSAYLPASSLLGRPANVGEDLRRYIDIGDYVIAKVDSFDRTSDPQISVKGKGLGRVTSGTVVDILPVKVPRVIGKGKSMLETLTTETGCDVLVGQNGRVWANCPSKEKEEVLLIAIRTIEKESHTKGLTDRIKKLIKESLGDKSVTSSEA
- the rrp41 gene encoding exosome complex exonuclease Rrp41; translated protein: MLQVQKPKLILDDGRRLDGRKPDELRPMKLEIGVLKNADGSSLVEVGNTKIMAAVYGPREMHPRHLALPNRATLRVRYHMTPFSTDERKSPAPSRREIELSKVIREALESSILVEQFPRSSIDIFMEVIQADAGTRLASLMAASLAVVDAGIPVRDVIAAVAVGKADGVIVLDLNEPEDMWGEADMPVAMMPSLGQISLIQLNGHMTQDEFKKALDLAYKGIETIYSMEKEVLKNKFSEIHEEGT
- the rrp42 gene encoding exosome complex protein Rrp42, which translates into the protein MSMTPIKENVVPLIKKESIITLLERGIRSDGRKFNDYRQISITLNYAKKADGSALVKLGDTTVLAGVKIAEDEPYPDTPNQGNLVVNAELLPLAYETFEPGPPDENAIELSRVVDRSLRDSKAIDLTSLVIDPGKKVWTVWVDISVLDYGGNVLDACTLAAVAALYDTKLPKVVNDNGTINIIKEEKVSPFPIRYPVATSTLAKIGKFLVLDPDLEEEGIMDAKISFSYIPSGHIVGIQKSGEGSFSKQEIEIAESMASVGSQKLLEELKNQLGIKGGES
- a CDS encoding 50S ribosomal protein L37ae; protein product: MARKKVVGVAGRFGPRYGSSLRKRWNEIMEKRYSDHVCPICKTSGKVYRIASGVWSCNKCGSKWAGSAYTPS
- a CDS encoding prefoldin subunit beta; protein product: MAERIPPDLQTQLLKLQQLQSQLERLTYEKSVIESELREVNEVLKELASIPQDSPIYKIVGNLLVKQNISNVQNELNERKELLELKSRTYQKQEGLLRKQFEDLQKKVNELVQKYYPQGTPGSAPPKA
- the xpf gene encoding 3'-flap repair endonuclease Xpf, which codes for MLRIYVDTREAQSGIPDLLRENGVTVFFQQLSVGDYVIAQDVVIERKNVFDLLSSIFDKRFFDQLARLKTTYLNTFLLIEGSLEAVRSVTEKWKILNSALVSAAIDYDAKIIYSANKKDSADVILSIIKRYQNGTNNKGPIVLHDKPKFETIDQIQLYVVESLPRVGGKTAVKLLTEFNTIKDLCNSSVADIEKAIGSRKTAELIYKIFNTPYSTRQSNKISSLSEFIDNDKT